The following are encoded together in the Zingiber officinale cultivar Zhangliang chromosome 8A, Zo_v1.1, whole genome shotgun sequence genome:
- the LOC122010014 gene encoding proteasome subunit beta type-4-like has protein sequence MEASLIVDNGATERTLNPYVTGTSVIGMKYKDGVIFAADTGGSYGSTLRYKSVERIKPIGKHSILGASGEISDFQEILRYLDELILNDNMWDDGNSLGPKEIHNYLTRVMYNRRNKFDPLFNSLVVGGVKNGQKYLGMVSMIGTHFEDNHVATGFGNHLARPLLRAEWREDLSFEEAVKLMEKCLLVLLYRDRSAINKFQIAKITEEGVTISQPYALKTNWGFSAFQNPSKGAEGSW, from the exons ATGGAAGCTTCGCTAATCGTAGATAATGGTGCTACTGAAAGGACCTT GAATCCATATGTGACTGGAACATCAGTGATAGGAATGAAATATAAAGATGGTGTTATCTTTGCGGCTGATACTGGAG GTTCCTATGGTTCGACTTTGAGATACAAGAGTGTGGAACGTATAAAACCTATTGGGAAACACTCTATCCTAGGTGCAAGTGGTGAAATCAGTGATTTTCAAGAGATCCTGCGCTATCTCGATGAGCTCAT CTTGAATGACAACATGTGGGATGATGGGAATTCACTTGGTCCCAAGGAGATCCACAACTATCTAACTCGAGTTATGTACAATCGGCGCAATAAGTTCGACCCTCTTTTTAACTCACTTGTTGTTGGCGGAGTGAAGAACGGACAAAAGTATCTTGGGATG GTGAGTATGATTGGCACACATTTTGAGGACAATCATGTGGCCACTGGATTTGGAAATCATCTTGCAAGGCCATTACTTCGTGCTGAATGGCGTGAAGACCTGAGCTTTGAAGAGGCTGTTAAGCTGATGGAGAAGTGCCTGCTTGTGCTCTTATATCGTGATAGATCAGCAATTAACAAGTTTCAG ATTGCCAAGATAACAGAGGAAGGAGTGACCATCTCTCAGCCATATGCTCTGAAGACCAACTGGGGTTTCTCTGCCTTCCAAAACCCAAGCAAGGGAGCTGAGGGATCATGGTAA